The sequence CGGAGGTGACGAGGTACCCGACCAGCGACACCGCGACGGCGAATCCGATGCCATCGGAGCGCAGGTCGGCCATCCGTCTGAAGCGGCGTCGCCCCGCAGCGAGGGCAGTGAAGGATGCGACGACCAGTCCGGTGAGCGCGACGAGGCCGACGAGGCCGGTCTCGGCGGCAGTCTCCAGGTACAGGTTGTGGGCCTCGCGGGGTGTGTCGCGCACGTCGATGCCGAGGTCGTCGGAGTACGCGGGATACTCGGCCGCGAAGTTGCCGAAGCCCACCCCGGTGAGGGGGCGATCCCAGAACATGGCCATGGCAGCCCCCAACTCGGCGGTACGCCCCCGGAGGGACGGGTCGATCCCGGCCTCGACCTCGCCGACCTCGGTGAGCGAGGTGAGCCGTTCGGCGTAGCCCGACGGCATCAACGGCAGCGCCGCGACCAGCAGCAGCCCGGCTGCTGCCACCGTTCGAAGGCGCGGCGGATGCCGAACGACCATGAAGGCCATCACGATGGCCAGTGCGAGCAGCCCCCCTCGCGAGAACGTGAGCACCACGGTCACCGCCATCGCGACCACGGCGTAGCCGGCGATCGAGCGGAGAAGGCCCGATATTTCGTCGCGCATTCGGTCGAAGGCGAGCGGGATGATCATCACCAGCAGTTGGGCATAGAAGTTGGGGTCGCCCACCGGCCCCGAGATTCGGACGTCATCCGTCCCCTCGAAGATGTTCTGTACGGCCGACTGGGCGAAGCCGCCAAAGGTGGATCCGAAGGATCCGGTGGCGAACTGGAAGATCGAGAGGGTGGCCAGCAGCGCGCCGCCCCCGACGAGTGCCCACACCAGGCGATGAAGGTCGGTCGCCCCGCGCAGCAGCATGCCGGCGAGGACCGCCACCGCGCCGTCTTCGAAGAGGGTGCGGACGGCTCCGGTTCCGTCGCCGGAGTCGCCGGAAATGAGCAGCGAGCCGATGGCGATCGCCCCGTAGGCCGCGACGAGCAGCAACGCCCGCCCGCCGCCCACCGGCCACTCAGCGGTTGCCCGGCCTCGCAGTATCAGGCCGAGGAGCACGATTGCCACAAGTGGGGCGAAGGTGGGTGGAGCTCCGTGGAAGTTGGTGGCGACATCGGCAAGGCGCAGCACTGCGAAGGCCGCCACCGCGATGAGGCCCCATTGGGGATCGAGGACTATTGCAGCCGCACCGGCGATGGCGAGCAGCCCGGCGAGAACCAGAATCGGGGGCAGCACGCCCATGGCGGCGACCCCGGCGGCAACGATGAGGATCACCAGACCGGCGAACCCCCAGATGCCGCCGCGGCTCGCCCTCCGGCCCCGAGGGGCGGCGAGGGTCATCCGACCCTCTGGTACCGGTCGTGCTCTCTGATCGGAGTGACATTCCCATACGCACCGAGCCGGCCGTGCATGGTCGAGTGGCGCCGGCCGGGCTCGGGATCACGGAGCAGGGCGATCGCCGATCCGACGAGGAGGCCGAGTATGGCCGCCATGCCGCCGAGTTCGATCAGCCCGCGGTTGGAGGGGGAGGTGGGCAGTACGGCCGGATCGAGCACGTCGGCGTCGTAGATCCGGTAGAACGCCACGAACCGGGCGACGGCGGCATCGCCGACCGCGCCGGACAGTTGGACTGTCACCACCGGGTCCGGGCCGCGGACGGTGGTGGCGATCAGGTTGGCTTCGGGGAGCACCACGCCGCCGATCTCATAACCCTCCAAAGAGGCCAGGTCGAGGCCAGCGGCGGCAGCAGCCTCGGCGCGAACGGATTCACTCTGCACGATCTCCACGAGGGTGGTCATGATCGACCGGCTGCGGGTCGAGTCGAGGGTCTTGACGCTCTCGGCCACGTCGACGTCATCC is a genomic window of Acidimicrobiia bacterium containing:
- a CDS encoding O-antigen ligase family protein; the protein is MTLAAPRGRRASRGGIWGFAGLVILIVAAGVAAMGVLPPILVLAGLLAIAGAAAIVLDPQWGLIAVAAFAVLRLADVATNFHGAPPTFAPLVAIVLLGLILRGRATAEWPVGGGRALLLVAAYGAIAIGSLLISGDSGDGTGAVRTLFEDGAVAVLAGMLLRGATDLHRLVWALVGGGALLATLSIFQFATGSFGSTFGGFAQSAVQNIFEGTDDVRISGPVGDPNFYAQLLVMIIPLAFDRMRDEISGLLRSIAGYAVVAMAVTVVLTFSRGGLLALAIVMAFMVVRHPPRLRTVAAAGLLLVAALPLMPSGYAERLTSLTEVGEVEAGIDPSLRGRTAELGAAMAMFWDRPLTGVGFGNFAAEYPAYSDDLGIDVRDTPREAHNLYLETAAETGLVGLVALTGLVVASFTALAAGRRRFRRMADLRSDGIGFAVAVSLVGYLVTSVFLHMAFARLAWLVIGIALAFPSVARAEDESRDAAVQEAAWR